A region of Argentina anserina chromosome 5, drPotAnse1.1, whole genome shotgun sequence DNA encodes the following proteins:
- the LOC126793545 gene encoding AT-hook motif nuclear-localized protein 23, producing MAGLDLGYVHQLNRQDHLHQLQRPLQHQQLSHHDNEDDINQGQYSSEDQGLDLSGGVNPGPGDIVGRRSRGRPPGSKNRPKPPVIITRESANTLRAHILEVGNGCDVFDCVATYARRRQRGICILSGSGTVTNVSLRQPAAAGAVVTLHGRFEILSLSGSFLPPPAPPGATSLTIFLAGGQGQVVGGSVVGELTAAGPVIVIASSFTNVAYERLPLEEDEQLQIQPQAGSQGSGGSGGGRGSGGVGNNPFPDPSSGLPFFNLPLNMQNVQLPIDGWAGNNNSPGSRPPF from the coding sequence ATGGCTGGTTTGGATTTAGGCTACGTTCACCAGCTCAACAGGCAAGATCACTTGCACCAGCTCCAGAGACCCCTGCAACATCAACAACTATCCCATCATGATAACGAAGACGACATCAACCAGGGTCAGTACTCCAGCGAAGACCAGGGTCTCGACCTCAGCGGCGGTGTCAATCCTGGCCCCGGAGACATCGTGGGACGCAGGTCCCGCGGGCGCCCTCCTGGATCCAAAAACAGGCCAAAACCGCCGGTCATCATAACAAGAGAAAGTGCAAACACTCTCCGAGCTCATATTCTCGAGGTCGGCAACGGCTGTGACGTCTTCGACTGCGTTGCCACGTACGCACGGCGACGCCAGCGTGGGATCTGTATACTCAGCGGCAGCGGCACCGTCACCAATGTCAGCTTGCGGCAGCCAGCTGCTGCAGGAGCTGTGGTTACCCTCCACGGAAGGTTTGAGATACTTTCCCTTTCTGGATCCTTTCTGCCTCCACCGGCCCCGCCTGGCGCGACAAGTTTGACTATATTCTTGGCCGGCGGGCAGGGTCAGGTGGTCGGAGGCAGCGTCGTGGGGGAGTTGACCGCGGCAGGACCAGTCATAGTGATTGCCTCCTCCTTTACTAACGTTGCTTACGAGAGGTTGCCCTTGGAGGAGGACGAGCAGCTGCAGATTCAGCCCCAGGCCGGATCTCAGGGCTCCGGAGGAAGCGGTGGAGGTCGCGGCAGCGGCGGTGTGGGGAATAACCCTTTTCCGGACCCATCTTCGGGGCTCCCGTTCTTCAATCTGCCGCTGAATATGCAAAATGTTCAGCTACCGATTGACGGGTGGGCTGGAAACAACAACTCTCCAGGAAGTCGTCCGCCATTTTAG
- the LOC126793708 gene encoding AT-hook motif nuclear-localized protein 13 codes for MDSREAPPPPQQQQQQQPNIMVGPNSYSSPIPNAPSINPNNTTSAANNNNSSSNNNNNSSSAMMGGPNSGRYPFNPVAQQPPSKPLDSMSPSPFDGSLRPSGSGGFSIDSSSTASAGKKKRGRPRKYSPDGNIALGLAPAQVSASAPVVVHGESSATMSSDPPAKKNRGRPPGSGKKQLDALGAGGVGFTPHVIMVQQGEDIANKVMNFSQQGPRTVCILSANGPISNVTLRQPAMSGGTVTYEGRFEIISLSGSYLFSENNGNRSRTGGLSVSLAGSDGSVLGGGVAGMLLAAGPVQVIVGSFIAEGKKSSSNLLKSGPSSPPPAQMLNFAAPMTAASPSSQGGGSTESSDENGSSPLNKTPPVLYSNPSQPMHSMQMYQLWTSQTQQ; via the exons ATGGATTCACGGGAAGCCCCACCTCCGCCGCAGCAACAGCAACAGCAACAGCCCAACATCATGGTGGGCCCCAATTCCTACTCCTCCCCCATCCCCAACGCCCCCTCCATAAACCCCAACAACACCACCTCCGccgccaacaacaacaacagcagcagcaaTAACAATAACAACAGCTCCTCCGCGATGATGGGTGGGCCCAATTCGGGTCGGTACCCTTTCAACCCGGTGGCCCAACAGCCGCCATCGAAGCCACTCGATTCCATGAGCCCCAGCCCCTTCGACGGATCGCTGCGGCCGTCCGGCAGCGGCGGGTTTAGCATCGACTCTTCTTCGACTGCCTCCGCCGGGAAGAAGAAGCGCGGGAGGCCCAGGAAGTACTCTCCCGACGGCAACATTGCCTTGGGATTGGCGCCAGCTCAGGTTTCTGCGTCTGCTCCGGTCGTCGTTCATGGAGAGTCCAGCGCCACGATGTCGTCGGATCCCCCTGCCAAGAAGAACAGGGGAAGGCCGCCGGGCTCCGGAAAGAAGCAGCTGGACGCTTTGG GAGCTGGTGGAGTTGGGTTCACGCCTCATGTCATTATGGTGCAACAAGGGGAG GATATAGCAAATAAGGTTATGAACTTTTCGCAGCAAGGACCTCGCACAGTTTGTATCCTTTCTGCAAATGGTCCAATCAGCAATGTTACCCTTCGCCAGCCAGCAATGTCCGGTGGTACAGTCACATATGAG GGtcgatttgagattatttcaCTGTCAGGCTCCTACTTGTTCTCCGAAAATAATGGTAACCGCAGCAGAACTGGTGGTTTGAGTGTGTCCCTAGCAGGTTCTGATGGTTCAGTGCTGGGTGGTGGAGTTGCAGGCATGCTATTGGCAGCAGGCCCGGTACAG GTAATTGTGGGTAGTTTTATTGCGGAAGGGAAAAAATCTAGCTCCAATCTGCTAAAATCCGGACCTTCTTCCCCACCACCAGCTCAAATGTTGAACTTTGCTGCACCTATGACAGCAGCTAGCCCTTCCTCTCAAGGAGGAGGCTCAACTGAGTCGTCGGATGAGAATGGTAGTAGCCCGCTTAACAAGACACCGCCTGTGCTTTACAGTAACCCTAGTCAACCCATGCATAGTATGCAGATGTATCAACTATGGACCAGCCAAACTCAACAGTGA
- the LOC126795106 gene encoding uncharacterized protein LOC126795106 → MACCLPLQISMVRKRCMGSRLGYRPLTEEGFGERESPVTVVVGKEKREFLVDPFVLEESPFRVLIETMNKNSEVANFSDRRPVVYGKERVVFVDVDAILFEHMLWLLYNDCSSLFKLNLKEIIDFYTQDY, encoded by the coding sequence ATGGCCTGCTGCTTACCCCTGCAGATTTCCATGGTCCGAAAGAGGTGCATGGGGTCGCGGCTAGGCTACAGGCCCTTAACTGAAGAGGGGTTCGGCGAGAGGGAGAGTCCGGTGACGGTGGTGGTCGGGAAGGAGAAGAGGGAGTTCCTGGTCGATCCTTTTGTGCTGGAAGAGAGCCCTTTTCGGGTTTTGATCGAGACGATGAACAAGAACAGCGAGGTGGCGAACTTTAGTGATCGTCGACCGGTAGTCTATGGCAAGGAGAGGGTGGTTTTTGTGGATGTCGATGCTATTTTGTTTGAGCATATGTTGTGGTTGTTGTATAATGATTGCTCTTCCTTGTTTAAGCTCAATCTCAAAGAGATTATCGACTTCTATACTCAAGATTATTAA